One genomic region from Thermoleptolyngbya sichuanensis A183 encodes:
- a CDS encoding DUF2584 family protein, whose product MGMPCEVNSILKLKPSQGYPYQLEKGKRYSAQKEGYRIVPIDVPIPLVDEGWFAHADIKIHKLVWENGVTSMDFEIDRIYESPFLTKA is encoded by the coding sequence ATGGGAATGCCCTGTGAAGTCAATAGCATCTTAAAGTTAAAGCCTTCTCAAGGCTATCCTTATCAACTTGAGAAGGGAAAGAGATATTCTGCCCAAAAAGAGGGATATAGAATTGTTCCAATAGATGTTCCCATTCCTTTAGTGGATGAGGGTTGGTTTGCTCATGCAGACATTAAAATTCACAAGCTTGTTTGGGAAAACGGAGTTACCAGTATGGATTTCGAGATTGATAGGATATACGAGTCTCCCTTTTTGACCAAAGCTTAG
- a CDS encoding ABC transporter substrate-binding protein, translating into MDGFWRSPLESGRRRLNWRWVGLAIALCISLLAVGRMGLAQQPTHVSVLIQALEGTQWASLIQEFEAQNPDIKLDVIEGPNATNLVEDLYTSSFLLGDSPYDLVYMDIVWVPKFAAAGWLMDLSDRAAQSDFSDFLTTDIDGGRYRDGLYRIPLRSDAGMLYYRTDILEQLGATPPDTFDELLEISRAAKQAGLADWGYVWQGRQYEGLAAMFVEILEGFGAFWVNPETREVGLDAPGAIAAAEFLKRTIDEGISPPGVTTYQENEALRLFQSGNTVFMRSWPYAWALSNTEDSIIKGKFGIKPMVHAPGYSSGACQGGWGFGISKSSRHPDEAWRVIEFFTSTAAQRQFILESSYVPTRRSLFTDPAIVEKFSHYPALLPVLDATVLRPPIGQYAQASDILQRYLSAAITGRSSPADAMQAAAAETRRLLGT; encoded by the coding sequence ATGGATGGGTTTTGGCGATCGCCCCTGGAGTCTGGCAGAAGACGGCTGAACTGGCGCTGGGTCGGGCTGGCGATCGCTCTCTGTATCAGTCTTCTGGCAGTTGGACGAATGGGGCTAGCGCAGCAGCCGACCCATGTTTCAGTGCTGATTCAGGCCTTAGAGGGCACGCAATGGGCCTCGCTCATTCAGGAATTTGAGGCGCAAAATCCCGACATCAAGCTAGACGTGATCGAGGGCCCCAATGCCACCAATCTGGTCGAAGACCTCTACACCTCGTCGTTTTTGCTGGGCGACTCGCCCTACGACTTGGTGTACATGGATATCGTCTGGGTGCCCAAGTTTGCGGCGGCGGGCTGGTTAATGGACTTGAGCGATCGCGCGGCCCAGAGCGACTTCTCAGATTTTCTGACCACCGACATCGACGGCGGCCGCTACCGCGACGGACTATACCGCATTCCCCTCCGCTCCGATGCCGGAATGCTCTACTACCGCACCGACATTCTGGAACAGCTTGGGGCAACCCCGCCCGACACGTTTGACGAACTGCTGGAGATTTCCCGCGCTGCCAAGCAGGCCGGATTGGCGGACTGGGGCTATGTGTGGCAGGGGCGACAGTATGAGGGGCTGGCGGCGATGTTTGTAGAAATTCTGGAGGGCTTTGGCGCGTTTTGGGTGAATCCGGAGACGCGGGAGGTGGGGCTGGACGCTCCAGGGGCGATCGCCGCTGCGGAATTCCTCAAGCGCACCATCGATGAGGGCATCTCGCCACCCGGCGTGACGACCTATCAGGAAAACGAAGCCCTGCGCCTGTTCCAAAGCGGCAACACCGTCTTTATGCGAAGCTGGCCCTACGCCTGGGCGCTCAGCAATACAGAAGATTCCATCATCAAAGGCAAGTTTGGTATCAAGCCGATGGTTCACGCCCCCGGCTACAGCAGCGGCGCATGCCAGGGTGGCTGGGGCTTTGGCATTTCCAAGAGCAGCCGCCATCCCGACGAAGCGTGGCGCGTCATCGAGTTTTTCACTAGCACCGCAGCCCAGCGGCAGTTCATCCTAGAAAGCAGCTACGTCCCCACGAGGCGATCGCTCTTCACCGACCCCGCCATCGTCGAAAAATTCAGCCACTATCCCGCCCTGCTGCCCGTCCTCGACGCCACCGTCCTGCGTCCCCCCATCGGTCAATACGCCCAAGCCTCCGACATCCTCCAGCGCTACCTCAGCGCCGCCATCACCGGCCGCAGTTCGCCCGCAGACGCAATGCAGGCAGCCGCAGCGGAAACCCGACGACTGTTAGGAACGTAG
- a CDS encoding carbohydrate ABC transporter permease — MPQPTLQQRDSRSDPYGNRRTGWLLVAPALLLLAVVYAYPILRAFWLGLFTQNLGTELQPVFSGFENLGRMAADGRFWQSLGNTTVFTLASLTLELILGMGMALVLNQAFRGRGWVRTIAILPWALPTALIALGWVWIFNDQYGVWNDILMRLGILQSGVNWLGDPTLAMLALIAADVWKTTSFVAILLLAGLQSIPQDLYEAHAMDGATRWQSFRQITLPLLMPQIVIASLFRFAQAFGIFDLVQVMTGGGPAGATETVSVYIYATVMRYLDFGYGAALVVVTFLLLVAVVAIATLLLAKARSASGETG; from the coding sequence ATGCCCCAACCGACTCTCCAACAACGCGATTCGCGAAGCGATCCCTATGGGAATCGCCGCACGGGCTGGCTGCTAGTGGCTCCGGCGCTGCTGCTGCTGGCGGTGGTGTATGCCTATCCGATTCTGCGGGCGTTTTGGCTGGGGCTGTTTACCCAGAATTTGGGGACGGAGCTACAGCCAGTGTTTTCGGGCTTCGAGAATCTGGGGCGGATGGCGGCGGATGGGCGCTTCTGGCAGAGTCTGGGGAATACGACGGTGTTCACACTGGCGTCGCTGACGCTGGAGCTGATTTTGGGCATGGGCATGGCGCTGGTGCTAAATCAGGCGTTTCGCGGGCGCGGCTGGGTGCGGACGATCGCCATTTTGCCCTGGGCGCTGCCGACCGCGCTGATTGCGCTGGGCTGGGTGTGGATTTTCAACGACCAATACGGCGTGTGGAATGACATCCTGATGCGGCTGGGCATTTTGCAATCGGGCGTGAACTGGCTAGGCGACCCGACGCTGGCTATGCTGGCGCTGATCGCGGCGGATGTGTGGAAGACGACCTCCTTTGTGGCAATTTTGCTGCTGGCGGGGTTGCAGTCCATCCCGCAAGACCTGTATGAAGCGCACGCGATGGACGGAGCCACCCGCTGGCAAAGCTTCCGCCAAATTACGCTGCCGCTGCTAATGCCGCAGATTGTGATTGCGTCGCTGTTTCGCTTTGCTCAGGCGTTTGGCATTTTTGATCTGGTGCAGGTGATGACGGGTGGCGGCCCGGCAGGCGCAACGGAAACCGTGTCCGTCTATATCTATGCCACGGTGATGCGCTATCTCGACTTTGGCTATGGCGCGGCGCTGGTGGTGGTCACATTTTTGCTGCTGGTGGCGGTGGTGGCGATCGCCACGCTGCTCCTGGCCAAAGCCCGCAGTGCCTCAGGAGAAACAGGATGA
- a CDS encoding carbohydrate ABC transporter permease, protein MMGAIALVVILSLAPILWQVLTSVKTNADISAVPNVYFPTRFTLQHYAELFSRRPFLTYMLNSLLIAVISTVLCLAIGTPAAYALARLRLPGENLLLSLILIVTLFPYILLFLGLLELVRAAGLGNNYLALIIPYTAINLPLTILVMRSFFQQLPRDLEDSAKVDGYNTGQMLTQILLPLTAPALVTTGILAFIFAWNEFIFALTFITRESMKTVPVAAAQIGGTSIFEVPYGPLAAATVIGTLPLVVLVLLFQRRIVQGLTSGAVKG, encoded by the coding sequence ATGATGGGGGCGATCGCCCTCGTCGTCATCCTCAGCCTCGCGCCCATCCTGTGGCAGGTGTTGACCTCGGTGAAAACAAACGCCGACATTTCCGCCGTGCCCAATGTCTATTTCCCCACCCGCTTCACGCTCCAGCACTATGCGGAACTGTTCAGCCGCCGCCCGTTCCTCACCTACATGCTGAACAGCCTCTTGATTGCGGTGATTTCCACGGTGCTCTGTTTGGCGATCGGCACGCCCGCCGCCTACGCCCTAGCGCGATTAAGACTCCCCGGCGAAAACCTACTGCTCTCGCTGATCCTGATCGTCACGCTGTTTCCTTACATCCTGCTGTTTCTAGGTCTGCTGGAACTGGTGCGGGCTGCGGGCTTAGGCAACAACTACCTGGCGCTGATCATTCCCTACACTGCGATCAACCTGCCCCTGACGATTTTGGTGATGCGGAGTTTCTTTCAGCAGCTTCCCCGCGACCTAGAAGACTCCGCCAAGGTCGATGGCTACAATACGGGGCAAATGCTGACGCAAATCCTGCTGCCGCTCACCGCCCCTGCCCTCGTCACCACGGGCATTCTGGCGTTCATCTTCGCCTGGAACGAGTTCATCTTTGCGCTCACCTTCATCACCCGCGAGTCGATGAAAACCGTCCCCGTTGCCGCTGCCCAAATCGGCGGCACCAGCATCTTTGAGGTGCCCTACGGCCCGCTCGCCGCCGCCACCGTCATCGGCACGCTGCCGCTGGTCGTGCTCGTCCTCCTGTTCCAGCGCCGCATCGTCCAGGGCCTCACCTCCGGCGCGGTGAAGGGCTAA
- a CDS encoding ABC transporter ATP-binding protein, translating into MSKLELQHLNKTYSASVVPVKDLSLAVGDGEFLTLLGPSGCGKSTILRMIAGLEQPTRGEVVIGDRPVTHIPPGDRNIAMVFQSYALYPHLSVFDNIASGLKLRRVPPEEIRQRVASASEALGLGNLLDRKPGQLSGGQRQRVALGRALVRQPEVFLLDEPLSNLDALLREQVRADLKQLFAEQQAPVVYVTHDQTEAMTLSTKVAVLNNGELQQLAPPAEIYRHPANRFVAGFVGSPQMNLFDLTCENGFALLNNAKIPLPDRLKSLSAVTLGIRPEQVRLARTGDRTLINGSVFLTEHLGMNNLVSIRIPGANDRTLRALLPMDAVWNSDEMALALPPEHLHWFDAETGDRL; encoded by the coding sequence ATGTCTAAACTCGAATTGCAACACCTCAATAAAACCTACAGCGCCAGCGTCGTGCCCGTGAAAGACTTGAGCCTGGCGGTGGGAGACGGCGAGTTTTTGACGCTGCTGGGGCCGTCGGGGTGCGGCAAATCTACGATTTTGCGGATGATTGCGGGGTTGGAGCAGCCGACGCGGGGCGAGGTGGTGATTGGCGATCGCCCCGTCACCCACATCCCACCGGGCGATCGCAACATTGCGATGGTCTTTCAGAGCTACGCACTCTACCCGCACCTGTCGGTATTCGACAACATTGCGTCGGGACTAAAGCTGCGGCGGGTTCCCCCAGAGGAAATTCGGCAGCGGGTCGCCTCTGCGTCCGAGGCGCTGGGGCTAGGGAATTTGCTAGATCGTAAGCCTGGTCAGCTTTCGGGGGGGCAGCGTCAGCGGGTAGCACTGGGTCGAGCCCTCGTTCGGCAGCCAGAGGTGTTTTTGCTGGATGAGCCGCTCAGCAACCTGGATGCCCTGCTGCGCGAACAGGTGCGGGCAGACCTGAAGCAGCTTTTTGCAGAACAGCAAGCCCCCGTCGTCTACGTTACCCACGATCAGACCGAAGCCATGACCCTTTCGACGAAGGTTGCCGTGCTGAACAACGGCGAACTCCAGCAGCTCGCGCCGCCTGCGGAGATCTATCGCCACCCGGCTAATCGCTTTGTGGCAGGCTTCGTCGGCAGTCCCCAAATGAACCTGTTTGACCTGACCTGCGAAAACGGGTTTGCCCTGCTTAACAATGCCAAAATTCCCTTGCCCGATCGCCTCAAGTCCCTTTCTGCCGTTACCCTCGGCATTCGCCCAGAACAGGTTCGGCTCGCTCGAACGGGCGATCGCACGCTGATCAACGGCAGCGTGTTTCTGACCGAACATCTGGGCATGAACAATCTTGTCAGCATTCGCATTCCCGGCGCGAACGATCGCACGCTGCGGGCGCTGCTGCCGATGGATGCGGTGTGGAACTCAGACGAGATGGCGCTAGCACTGCCGCCGGAGCATCTGCACTGGTTTGACGCGGAAACGGGCGATCGCCTATGA
- a CDS encoding cation:proton antiporter, translating into MVAESASPEEATFVLGSVLVSLIVVYLAAKAGGELCVRVGLPPVLGELIGGVVVGVSALHLLVFPESGFQESGSLIMRLIEATSGVGTEAAGSVFQAESEVISVLAEIGVIILLFEIGLESDLKELIRVGPQAAVVAVIGVVVPFAAGTAGLMLLFGVPTVPAIFAGAALTATSIGITAKVLAEIQKLSSPEGQIIIGAAVLDDVLGIIVLAVVASLAKTGEVQIGNVIYLVVSAAVFLIGSIFLGRLLSPFFVALVDRLKTRGQLLIASLIFAFGLAYIGAAIQLEGILGAFAAGLVLAETEKREELEEQIIPIADMLVPIFFVVVGARTDVSVLNPFNPENREGLIIAIFLLAVAFLGKLVTGLGVFGKPGINRLAIGVGMVPRGEVGLVFVGVGSATGVLSKSLEAAIIVMVIGTTFIAPALLRIVFKEPDSPSAGTAIAPEAADASAVSAE; encoded by the coding sequence GTGGTCGCCGAGTCTGCTTCTCCGGAGGAAGCAACCTTTGTTCTCGGTAGCGTATTAGTCAGCCTGATTGTGGTCTATCTGGCGGCCAAGGCAGGCGGCGAACTCTGCGTCCGCGTGGGGCTACCCCCCGTGCTAGGAGAGCTAATTGGCGGCGTGGTGGTCGGGGTATCGGCCCTCCATCTGCTAGTGTTTCCCGAAAGCGGGTTCCAGGAATCTGGCTCCCTGATTATGCGGCTGATTGAGGCGACAAGCGGCGTTGGCACTGAGGCGGCAGGCAGCGTTTTTCAGGCAGAGAGCGAAGTCATCTCTGTGCTAGCCGAAATTGGGGTCATCATCCTGCTGTTTGAAATTGGGCTAGAGTCCGATTTGAAGGAACTCATCCGCGTCGGCCCCCAGGCGGCGGTCGTCGCCGTGATTGGGGTCGTGGTTCCCTTTGCCGCAGGTACAGCCGGACTCATGCTGCTGTTTGGGGTGCCGACGGTGCCCGCCATTTTTGCCGGAGCCGCGCTGACAGCGACCAGCATTGGCATCACTGCCAAAGTGCTGGCAGAAATCCAGAAGCTAAGTTCGCCCGAAGGTCAGATTATTATCGGCGCGGCGGTGTTGGACGATGTGCTGGGCATTATCGTGCTGGCAGTGGTCGCTAGTCTGGCCAAGACGGGCGAAGTCCAGATCGGCAACGTAATTTACCTGGTGGTCAGCGCGGCCGTGTTTCTCATCGGCTCCATCTTTTTGGGACGATTGCTCAGCCCCTTCTTTGTGGCGCTGGTGGATCGACTGAAAACGCGGGGGCAATTGCTGATTGCCTCGCTGATTTTTGCTTTCGGACTTGCCTATATCGGTGCAGCCATTCAGCTAGAAGGAATCTTGGGTGCGTTTGCGGCGGGGCTGGTTCTGGCAGAAACCGAAAAGCGGGAAGAGCTAGAAGAGCAAATTATCCCGATCGCCGATATGCTCGTGCCCATTTTCTTTGTGGTGGTGGGAGCGCGTACCGATGTCAGCGTGCTGAACCCATTTAACCCGGAGAACCGTGAAGGGCTGATTATTGCAATTTTCCTGCTGGCAGTTGCGTTTTTGGGCAAGCTGGTAACGGGGTTGGGCGTGTTTGGCAAGCCGGGGATTAACCGATTGGCGATCGGCGTGGGCATGGTGCCCCGGGGCGAGGTCGGTCTGGTGTTTGTGGGTGTGGGTTCCGCGACGGGTGTGCTGTCGAAGTCGCTGGAGGCTGCCATTATCGTGATGGTGATCGGCACGACCTTCATTGCGCCTGCCCTGCTGCGGATCGTCTTTAAGGAGCCAGATTCGCCCTCGGCTGGAACGGCGATCGCCCCCGAAGCCGCCGATGCCAGCGCTGTGTCTGCTGAGTAG
- a CDS encoding carbon-nitrogen hydrolase family protein: MRSYLAAAVQMNSVPDLDKNLAQAEDLIDLAVRQGAELIGLPENFSFLGDEDAKLAQAEAIAQGSEKFLKTMAQRYQVTLLGGGFPVPTGTGKVYNTALLVDPSGSELARYEKVHLFDVNLPDGNTYQESSIVLAGTQLPPIYPSKDFGNLGLSVCYDVRFPELYRHLAQMGAEVLFVPAAFTAYTGKDHWQVLLQARAIENTCYVIAPAQTGKHNARRQSHGHAAIIDPWGLILAEVEEKPGVAIASIEPSRLAQVRRQMPSLQHRVFI; encoded by the coding sequence ATGAGGTCTTATCTAGCGGCAGCAGTGCAAATGAATAGCGTGCCAGATCTGGATAAAAATCTGGCTCAGGCAGAAGATTTAATCGATTTGGCGGTGCGTCAGGGTGCGGAACTGATTGGGCTGCCAGAGAATTTTTCATTTTTGGGCGATGAAGACGCGAAGCTAGCCCAGGCAGAGGCGATCGCCCAGGGCAGCGAAAAATTTCTAAAAACCATGGCCCAGCGCTATCAGGTGACGCTGTTGGGGGGTGGCTTCCCGGTTCCCACGGGCACAGGCAAAGTCTACAACACCGCCCTGCTGGTAGACCCCAGCGGCAGCGAACTGGCCCGCTATGAAAAGGTACATCTGTTTGACGTGAACCTGCCAGACGGCAACACCTACCAGGAATCGAGCATTGTCCTAGCCGGAACGCAACTGCCCCCGATCTACCCCTCCAAAGACTTCGGCAATCTGGGGCTATCGGTCTGCTATGACGTGCGCTTTCCTGAACTCTATCGTCACCTGGCGCAGATGGGGGCGGAGGTGCTGTTTGTGCCCGCGGCCTTTACCGCTTATACGGGCAAAGATCACTGGCAGGTTTTGCTCCAGGCGCGGGCGATCGAAAACACCTGCTACGTGATTGCGCCCGCTCAAACGGGCAAACACAATGCGCGGCGACAGTCCCACGGACACGCGGCGATTATCGACCCATGGGGTCTGATTTTGGCAGAAGTAGAAGAGAAACCTGGCGTGGCGATCGCCTCCATTGAACCCTCTCGGCTAGCGCAAGTGCGGCGGCAGATGCCGTCTTTGCAGCACCGGGTGTTTATCTAA
- a CDS encoding FHA domain-containing protein codes for MTNLLHTPSRSTESGTVWSLGRSSTCAIALDNPSVSRCHAVIGYHPDEGLYISDLNSSNGTWVNRRRVLPMQRIPLQDGDIVRLGTLDIEFFVSSTATAPSAFQDITRF; via the coding sequence ATGACAAACCTGCTGCATACCCCGTCGAGGTCTACCGAGTCAGGTACGGTCTGGTCGCTGGGTCGCAGTTCCACCTGTGCGATCGCCCTCGATAACCCGTCCGTCTCTCGCTGCCATGCGGTGATTGGCTATCACCCCGACGAAGGGCTTTACATTTCCGACCTCAACAGCAGCAACGGCACCTGGGTTAACCGTCGTCGCGTCCTCCCAATGCAGCGCATCCCGCTCCAAGATGGCGACATTGTGCGGCTGGGCACCTTGGATATTGAGTTCTTTGTCTCTAGCACAGCCACAGCCCCATCCGCCTTTCAGGACATTACCCGCTTCTAG
- a CDS encoding sodium:calcium antiporter, with protein sequence MLLFLQVILCVSLVVWVGARLSQSADVLAEETGLGRSWVGAILLAGATSLPELASGISAVALFQVPDLAVGGVLGSCLFNLLILVIVDIFTGPEPLLRQVQVSHGLSAGLGCVMLGMAAAGILLAERGVDLTLGWVALPSVLLLLLYAVSARLIAQFELRRRTQLLEEEAGALQYGHISQRRAYSTFGLLAIAIVVLGIWLAALGDRVAVVTGLGESFVGALLLAAATSLPEVVSSLTAIRLNAADLAVSNIFGSNLFNLAILGIYAVAYLRGSLFSEINHLIHAFATVIAIMMTAIALVGLIYRASQRSRLHLTWDGVAILLLYVGGMYAIYRG encoded by the coding sequence ATGCTGCTCTTTCTCCAGGTCATTCTCTGCGTTAGCTTGGTGGTGTGGGTGGGGGCGCGGCTGTCGCAGAGTGCCGATGTGCTGGCAGAAGAGACCGGGCTAGGGCGCAGTTGGGTCGGCGCAATCTTGTTGGCAGGGGCGACCTCGCTGCCAGAACTGGCCAGCGGCATCAGCGCAGTGGCGCTGTTTCAAGTCCCCGATCTGGCGGTGGGCGGCGTGCTGGGAAGCTGCCTGTTTAACCTGCTGATTTTGGTGATTGTGGACATTTTTACGGGGCCAGAACCGCTGCTGCGACAGGTGCAGGTGAGTCATGGGCTATCGGCGGGGCTGGGCTGCGTCATGCTGGGCATGGCAGCGGCGGGTATTTTGCTGGCGGAGCGGGGCGTGGATCTGACGCTGGGGTGGGTTGCGCTGCCGAGTGTGTTGCTGCTGCTGCTATATGCCGTGAGTGCCCGGTTGATTGCTCAGTTTGAACTGCGCCGCCGCACCCAACTGCTAGAGGAGGAAGCCGGAGCCTTGCAGTATGGTCATATTTCGCAGCGGCGAGCGTATAGCACTTTTGGGCTGCTGGCGATCGCCATTGTGGTGCTGGGCATCTGGCTGGCCGCCCTGGGCGATCGCGTGGCTGTGGTTACGGGGCTAGGGGAAAGCTTTGTTGGGGCGCTGCTGCTGGCGGCGGCCACCTCCTTGCCCGAAGTCGTGTCGTCGCTGACGGCGATTCGCCTGAATGCCGCTGACCTAGCGGTGTCCAATATTTTTGGCTCTAACCTGTTCAATTTGGCGATTCTAGGCATTTACGCCGTGGCTTATTTACGCGGCAGTTTGTTTAGCGAAATCAACCATCTGATTCATGCTTTCGCCACCGTCATTGCCATCATGATGACGGCGATCGCCTTGGTGGGGCTGATCTATCGAGCCAGTCAGCGATCGCGCCTTCACCTGACCTGGGACGGTGTGGCGATTTTGCTGCTCTATGTTGGTGGGATGTATGCGATCTATCGAGGGTAA
- a CDS encoding cysteine peptidase family C39 domain-containing protein: protein MSLGIASTILLGGLAFWWGIRFGRLLLRKGATANDLFKGKTSVSLAFLGIYIALLLLALYIPQWQWLPLAWRVSGMQVSWAAMRIILLGICGVAFVVSWHTRRLQVIAVVLIGLIGLGSFTAAEAYLLAPIYSTLDDNLRPNGVFQQTSTSSCAPAAMATVLRRWGLEETESSVAKLAGTSRLGTSMPQLITAAHQLKMDGLEITGATWEQMQRVNRPGVLASWLFNRGGRRSPHAIALLSLSDDTATIADPAWGRIYRLNRQQFQRIWRREYVPFFRPEEVVLSAAQVRDYLTRLGYLNPSSAIANDTIDHATNHATINAALRRFQQSAGLSVTGTLDAKTALMLSGPFLTEGPSLKDEIQG, encoded by the coding sequence ATGTCTTTGGGAATTGCTAGCACTATTCTGCTCGGCGGGCTTGCCTTTTGGTGGGGCATTCGGTTTGGGCGGCTGCTGTTGCGAAAGGGAGCAACCGCAAACGACCTGTTTAAGGGAAAAACCTCCGTATCGCTGGCTTTCTTAGGAATTTACATTGCTCTACTGCTGCTGGCGCTGTATATTCCTCAGTGGCAATGGCTGCCGCTGGCGTGGCGCGTATCGGGAATGCAGGTGTCTTGGGCGGCGATGCGGATTATCCTGCTGGGTATCTGCGGTGTGGCGTTTGTGGTGAGCTGGCACACGCGCCGTTTGCAGGTGATTGCGGTCGTGCTGATTGGGCTGATTGGGCTGGGAAGCTTTACAGCGGCCGAGGCCTATCTGCTGGCTCCGATCTATTCCACGCTGGATGATAACTTGCGCCCCAATGGCGTGTTTCAGCAAACCTCCACCAGCAGTTGTGCGCCTGCTGCGATGGCCACGGTGCTGCGCCGCTGGGGGCTAGAGGAAACCGAATCGAGCGTGGCAAAGCTGGCAGGCACCAGCCGCCTGGGAACCTCCATGCCGCAGTTGATTACCGCCGCGCACCAGCTCAAGATGGACGGGCTGGAGATCACGGGCGCAACCTGGGAGCAGATGCAGCGCGTCAATCGTCCGGGCGTGCTGGCAAGCTGGCTTTTTAATCGGGGTGGTCGGCGATCGCCCCACGCGATTGCGCTGCTGTCCCTCAGCGATGACACTGCTACCATTGCTGACCCTGCTTGGGGGCGGATCTATCGCCTCAATCGCCAGCAGTTTCAGCGGATCTGGCGACGAGAATACGTCCCGTTCTTTCGCCCAGAGGAGGTGGTGCTGTCTGCGGCGCAAGTGCGGGACTACCTGACGCGCCTAGGCTACCTGAACCCTAGCAGCGCGATCGCTAACGATACCATCGACCATGCCACCAACCATGCCACCATTAACGCGGCGCTTCGCCGATTTCAGCAGTCCGCTGGCCTCAGCGTCACTGGAACCCTAGATGCCAAAACGGCGCTGATGTTAAGCGGGCCGTTTTTGACAGAAGGGCCAAGTTTGAAGGATGAGATTCAAGGGTGA
- a CDS encoding Mrp/NBP35 family ATP-binding protein, translating into MLNTLDANAVLEVLRPVQDPELRKSLVELNMIRNVTVAEGEVRFTLVLTTPACPLRQFIVEDCERAVKTLPGVQSVMVDVTAETPQQKALPDRTGIDGVKNIIAVSSGKGGVGKSTVTVNAAVALAQAGAKVGLLDADIYGPNTPTMLGLTQAEVKVQPGPQGEILEPVFNYGVKLVSMGFLIDPDQPVIWRGPMLNGIIRQFLYQVQWGELDYLLVDMPPGTGDAQLTLAQAVPMAGAVIVTTPQTVALQDARRGLRMFQQLQVPVLGIVENMSYFIPPDLPDRQYDIFGSGGGEKTAKELELPLLGRVPLEISLRQGGDRGIPIVVEYPDSASAGALRAIAQQMAARVSVAALS; encoded by the coding sequence ATGCTAAATACCCTCGATGCCAATGCCGTTCTGGAGGTATTGCGCCCTGTCCAAGACCCAGAGCTACGCAAAAGCCTGGTGGAGCTAAACATGATCCGCAACGTCACTGTGGCAGAGGGTGAGGTGCGGTTTACGCTGGTGCTAACAACGCCCGCCTGCCCGCTGCGCCAGTTCATTGTGGAAGACTGTGAGCGAGCCGTGAAAACGCTGCCCGGTGTTCAGTCGGTGATGGTGGACGTGACGGCCGAAACGCCCCAGCAAAAGGCCCTGCCAGACCGAACCGGTATCGACGGTGTCAAAAATATCATTGCCGTTTCCAGCGGCAAAGGCGGTGTCGGCAAAAGCACCGTCACCGTGAATGCGGCCGTGGCGCTGGCCCAGGCGGGCGCAAAGGTGGGGCTGCTGGATGCCGATATCTATGGGCCCAACACGCCGACGATGCTGGGACTGACACAGGCAGAGGTGAAGGTGCAGCCGGGGCCCCAGGGCGAAATCCTGGAACCTGTATTTAACTACGGCGTAAAGCTGGTGTCGATGGGCTTTTTGATCGACCCGGATCAGCCTGTGATCTGGCGCGGGCCAATGCTAAACGGCATCATCCGCCAATTCCTCTATCAGGTGCAGTGGGGCGAGTTGGACTATCTGCTGGTAGACATGCCCCCCGGCACGGGCGACGCGCAACTGACGCTGGCCCAAGCCGTGCCGATGGCGGGCGCGGTGATTGTAACTACGCCGCAAACGGTGGCGCTGCAAGATGCGCGGCGCGGCCTGCGGATGTTTCAGCAGCTTCAAGTTCCCGTGCTGGGCATCGTGGAAAATATGAGCTACTTCATCCCGCCCGACCTGCCCGATCGCCAGTACGATATTTTTGGTTCTGGCGGCGGCGAAAAAACAGCAAAAGAACTGGAACTGCCGCTGTTGGGCCGTGTGCCGCTGGAGATTTCGCTGCGGCAGGGGGGCGATCGCGGCATTCCGATTGTGGTGGAATACCCCGACTCGGCTTCGGCCGGGGCACTGAGGGCGATCGCCCAGCAAATGGCAGCCCGCGTGTCTGTTGCAGCATTGAGCTAA